Proteins from one Salmonella bongori NCTC 12419 genomic window:
- a CDS encoding YejG family protein: MNTLQLSIVHRLPQNYRWSAGFAGSKVEPIPQNGQSTENSLVALKLLSPAGDSAWSVMHKLSQALSDIEVPCSVLECEGEPCLFVNRQDEFAATCRLKNFGVAIAEPFSNNNPF, encoded by the coding sequence GTGAATACATTACAGCTCTCAATTGTTCATCGCCTGCCGCAAAATTATCGCTGGTCGGCAGGTTTCGCAGGTTCAAAAGTTGAACCGATTCCGCAAAATGGGCAGAGCACCGAAAACAGTCTGGTGGCGCTTAAACTGTTGAGCCCGGCAGGAGATAGCGCGTGGTCAGTGATGCACAAACTCAGCCAGGCGCTAAGCGATATTGAAGTTCCTTGCTCCGTACTGGAATGCGAAGGGGAGCCATGCCTGTTTGTCAATCGCCAGGATGAATTTGCCGCTACCTGTCGCCTGAAAAATTTTGGCGTGGCGATAGCAGAACCGTTTTCTAACAATAATCCTTTTTAA
- a CDS encoding Bcr/CflA family multidrug efflux MFS transporter encodes MTTRQHSSFAIVFILGLLAMLMPLSIDMYLPALPVISAQFGVPAGSAQMTLSTYILGFALGQLIYGPMADSLGRKPVILGGTLVFAAAAVACALAQTIDQLIVMRFFHGLAAAAASVVINALMRDIYPKEEFSRMMSFVMLVTTIAPLMAPIVGGWVLVWLSWHYIFWILAIAALLASVMIFTLIKETLPVERRQPFHIRTTIGNFAALFRHKRVLSYMLASGFSFAGMFSFLSAGPFVYIEINHVAPQDFGYYFALNIVFLFVMTIINSRFVRRVGALKMFRAGLWIQFAMAAWMVFSALMGVGFWALVVGVAAFVGCVSMVSSNAMAVILDEFPHMAGTASSLAGTFRFGIGAIVGALLSLATFTSAWPMIWSIALCATGSILFYLYASRPKKR; translated from the coding sequence GTGACCACCCGGCAGCACTCTTCCTTTGCCATTGTCTTTATTCTTGGCCTGTTGGCCATGTTAATGCCGCTGTCGATTGATATGTATCTTCCGGCGCTGCCGGTGATTTCCGCCCAATTCGGCGTGCCTGCCGGTAGCGCGCAGATGACGCTCAGCACTTATATTTTGGGCTTTGCGCTGGGCCAGCTTATCTATGGTCCGATGGCGGATAGCCTTGGGCGTAAGCCGGTTATTCTGGGAGGAACGCTGGTGTTTGCCGCGGCGGCGGTCGCCTGTGCGTTGGCGCAGACTATCGATCAGCTGATTGTAATGCGTTTCTTTCACGGTCTGGCGGCTGCAGCGGCAAGCGTCGTCATCAATGCGCTAATGCGGGATATTTATCCAAAGGAAGAGTTTTCGCGCATGATGTCGTTTGTCATGCTGGTGACGACAATTGCGCCGTTAATGGCGCCGATTGTCGGTGGCTGGGTATTGGTATGGCTGAGCTGGCATTACATCTTCTGGATCCTGGCCATCGCGGCGCTTCTGGCATCCGTCATGATTTTTACACTGATCAAAGAGACGCTTCCCGTGGAGCGGCGCCAACCTTTTCATATTCGTACTACGATAGGTAACTTCGCCGCGTTATTTCGCCATAAGCGCGTACTGAGCTATATGCTGGCAAGCGGATTTAGCTTTGCCGGTATGTTCTCCTTTTTGAGCGCAGGGCCGTTTGTCTATATCGAAATTAATCATGTTGCGCCACAGGATTTCGGCTACTACTTCGCCCTGAACATCGTATTTCTGTTTGTGATGACCATTATCAACAGCCGTTTTGTTAGACGGGTAGGGGCGCTGAAGATGTTTCGGGCCGGACTTTGGATTCAGTTTGCGATGGCGGCGTGGATGGTTTTCAGTGCGCTGATGGGGGTTGGATTCTGGGCGCTGGTGGTCGGCGTTGCGGCGTTTGTCGGTTGTGTGTCGATGGTTTCGTCCAATGCGATGGCGGTTATTCTGGATGAATTTCCGCATATGGCCGGGACAGCGTCTTCGCTGGCCGGCACATTCCGCTTTGGCATTGGCGCTATCGTCGGCGCACTGCTGTCGTTAGCTACCTTTACCAGCGCATGGCCGATGATCTGGTCGATTGCGCTTTGCGCCACTGGTTCCATTCTGTTTTATCTTTACGCCAGCCGTCCTAAAAAACGGTAA
- the rsuA gene encoding 16S rRNA pseudouridine(516) synthase RsuA, whose amino-acid sequence MRLDKFIAQQLGVSRAIAGREIRGNRVTVDGEIIKNSAFKLLPEHAVAYDGNPLVQQHGPRYFMLNKPQGYVCSTDDPDHPTVLYFLDEPVAYKLHAAGRLDIDTTGLVLMTDDGQWSHRITSPRHHCEKTYLVTLESPVADDTAAQFAKGVQLHNEKDLTRPATLEVITPVQVRLTISEGRYHQVKRMFAAVGNHVVELHRERIGAITLDEDLAPGEYRPLTKEEIASVG is encoded by the coding sequence ATGCGACTTGATAAATTTATCGCTCAGCAGCTTGGCGTCAGCCGCGCTATTGCCGGGCGTGAAATTCGTGGTAACCGTGTTACCGTTGATGGCGAAATCATTAAAAATTCAGCTTTCAAGCTGCTCCCGGAACATGCGGTAGCGTATGACGGTAATCCTTTAGTGCAGCAACATGGCCCACGCTATTTTATGCTTAATAAGCCGCAGGGGTACGTCTGCTCGACTGATGACCCCGATCATCCCACAGTACTGTACTTCCTGGATGAGCCAGTGGCGTACAAGCTGCATGCGGCAGGACGTCTGGATATTGATACTACCGGTCTGGTGTTAATGACGGATGATGGCCAGTGGTCGCATCGTATTACGTCGCCACGCCACCACTGCGAAAAAACTTATCTGGTGACTCTTGAATCTCCTGTTGCAGACGATACGGCGGCGCAGTTTGCTAAAGGCGTGCAATTGCATAATGAAAAAGATCTTACCAGGCCCGCTACGCTGGAGGTGATCACGCCTGTGCAAGTCCGTCTGACCATTAGCGAAGGGCGTTATCACCAGGTGAAGCGGATGTTTGCCGCAGTAGGTAATCATGTAGTGGAACTGCACCGCGAACGGATTGGCGCCATTACTCTGGATGAGGATCTGGCTCCCGGCGAGTATCGTCCGTTGACTAAAGAAGAAATCGCCAGCGTCGGCTAA
- a CDS encoding DEAD/DEAH box helicase — translation MIFTLRPYQQEAVDATLNHFRRHRTPAVIVLPTGAGKSLVIAELARLARGRVLVLAHVKELVAQNHAKYCALGLEADIFAAGLKRKESHGKVVFGSVQSVARNLDAFQEEFSLLIVDECHRIGDDADSQYQQILTHLSNVNPHLRLLGLTATPFRLGKGWIYQFHYHGMVRGDEKALFRDCIYELPLRYMIKHGYLTPPERLDMPVVQYDFSRLQAQSNGLFSEADLNRELKKQQRITPHIISQIMEFAQTRKGVMMFAATVEHAKEIVGLLPADDAALITGDTPGPERDALIDDFKAQRYRYLVNVSVLTTGFDAPHVDLIAILRPTESVSLYQQIVGRGLRLAPGKTDCLILDYAGNPHDLYAPEVGSPKGKSDNVPVQVFCPACGFANTFWGKTTADGTLIEHFGRRCQGWFEDDDGHREQCDFRFRFKNCPQCNAENDIAARRCRECDAILVDPDDMLKAALRLKDALVLRCSGMTMQHGQDEKGEWLKITYYDEDGADVSERFRLHTPAQRTAFEQLFIRPHTRTPGVSLRWKAAADIVAQQALLRHPDFVVARMKGQYWQVREKVFDYEGRFRRAYELRG, via the coding sequence ATGATTTTTACACTCCGCCCCTACCAGCAAGAAGCCGTAGACGCCACGCTAAACCATTTTCGCCGCCACCGTACGCCCGCCGTCATTGTTCTGCCGACCGGCGCGGGTAAGAGTCTGGTGATCGCCGAACTGGCGCGACTGGCTCGAGGCCGCGTATTGGTACTGGCCCACGTGAAGGAACTGGTGGCGCAGAACCACGCTAAATATTGTGCGTTGGGTCTGGAGGCTGATATCTTCGCCGCTGGTCTCAAGCGAAAAGAGAGTCACGGCAAGGTGGTTTTTGGCAGCGTTCAGTCGGTAGCGCGTAATCTTGACGCCTTCCAGGAGGAGTTTTCGCTGTTGATTGTCGATGAATGCCACCGCATCGGTGACGATGCGGACAGTCAATATCAGCAAATCCTCACTCATCTGAGTAACGTTAATCCTCACTTACGGCTACTGGGGCTAACCGCCACGCCTTTTCGCCTCGGAAAAGGCTGGATTTATCAATTTCACTATCATGGTATGGTGCGCGGCGACGAAAAAGCCCTGTTTCGCGACTGCATTTATGAACTGCCGCTGCGTTATATGATTAAACACGGTTATCTGACGCCACCGGAACGTCTTGATATGCCCGTGGTACAATATGATTTCAGCCGCCTGCAGGCCCAAAGCAATGGACTGTTCAGCGAAGCCGACCTGAACCGCGAGCTGAAAAAGCAGCAGCGGATTACGCCGCACATCATCAGCCAAATTATGGAATTTGCGCAAACGCGCAAAGGCGTGATGATGTTCGCCGCTACGGTCGAACACGCCAAAGAGATTGTCGGTCTGCTTCCGGCAGACGACGCGGCGCTGATTACCGGCGATACGCCAGGGCCCGAGCGCGACGCGCTGATTGATGATTTTAAGGCGCAGCGTTATCGCTATCTGGTTAACGTCTCGGTGCTGACCACCGGTTTTGACGCCCCGCACGTTGATCTCATCGCGATTCTACGTCCCACCGAGTCAGTTAGTCTTTACCAACAAATTGTCGGGCGTGGTCTGCGCCTTGCGCCGGGAAAGACCGATTGCCTGATTCTGGATTATGCTGGCAACCCGCACGACCTGTATGCCCCGGAGGTCGGTAGCCCGAAGGGAAAAAGCGATAACGTCCCTGTCCAGGTATTTTGTCCGGCCTGCGGCTTTGCTAACACCTTCTGGGGGAAAACCACTGCCGACGGCACGCTGATTGAACACTTTGGCCGTCGCTGCCAGGGCTGGTTTGAGGATGATGACGGCCATCGCGAGCAGTGCGATTTTCGCTTTCGCTTCAAAAACTGCCCGCAGTGTAATGCCGAAAACGATATTGCCGCCCGACGCTGCCGGGAATGTGACGCCATTCTGGTTGACCCGGACGATATGTTAAAAGCGGCGCTCAGGCTCAAGGATGCGTTAGTCCTGCGCTGTAGCGGAATGACAATGCAGCATGGGCAGGATGAGAAAGGCGAATGGCTGAAAATCACTTACTATGACGAGGACGGCGCGGATGTCAGTGAGCGCTTCCGCTTGCACACGCCCGCCCAGCGTACCGCTTTCGAACAGCTATTTATTCGCCCACATACCCGCACGCCCGGCGTTTCTTTACGCTGGAAAGCCGCGGCGGATATTGTCGCGCAGCAGGCACTGTTGCGGCATCCCGATTTTGTGGTCGCGCGGATGAAAGGCCAGTACTGGCAGGTGCGTGAAAAAGTGTTCGATTATGAAGGCCGTTTCCGCCGGGCGTATGAATTACGCGGTTAA
- the rplY gene encoding 50S ribosomal protein L25, whose amino-acid sequence MFTINAEVRKEQGKGASRRLRAANKFPAIIYGGSEAPIAIELDHDQVMNMQAKAEFYSEVLTIVVDGKEVKVKAQAVQRHAYKPKLQHIDFVRA is encoded by the coding sequence ATGTTTACTATCAACGCAGAAGTACGTAAAGAGCAGGGTAAGGGTGCGAGCCGCCGCCTGCGCGCCGCTAACAAGTTCCCGGCAATCATCTACGGTGGCTCTGAAGCGCCGATTGCTATCGAACTGGATCACGATCAGGTTATGAACATGCAAGCTAAAGCTGAATTCTACAGCGAAGTTCTGACCATCGTTGTTGACGGTAAAGAAGTAAAAGTTAAAGCTCAGGCTGTACAGCGTCACGCTTACAAGCCGAAGCTGCAGCACATCGACTTCGTTCGCGCGTAA
- the yejK gene encoding nucleoid-associated protein YejK, with amino-acid sequence MSLDINQIALHQLIKRDEQNLELVLRDSLLEPTTTVVEMVAELHRVYSAKNKAYGLFSEESELAQALRLQRQGEEDFLAFSRAATGRLRDELAKYPFADGGIVLFCHYRYLAVEYLLVAVLNNLSSMRVNENLDINPTHYLDINHADIVARIDLTEWETNPESTRYLTFLKGRVGRKVADFFMDFLGASEGLNAKAQNRGLLQAVDDFTAEAQLDKAERQNVRQQVYSYCNEQLQAGEEIELESLSKELAGVSEVSFSEFTAEKGYELEESFPADRSTLRQLTKYAGSGGGLTINFDAMLLGERIFWDPATDTLTIKGTPPNLRDQLQRRTSGGK; translated from the coding sequence ATGAGTCTGGATATCAACCAGATTGCCCTGCACCAGCTTATCAAGCGCGATGAGCAAAATCTTGAGCTGGTCTTGCGCGATTCATTGCTGGAGCCGACAACCACCGTTGTCGAAATGGTGGCTGAACTGCATCGGGTCTATAGCGCCAAGAATAAGGCGTATGGCCTGTTTAGCGAAGAGAGTGAACTGGCGCAAGCGCTGCGGTTGCAACGTCAGGGAGAAGAAGATTTTCTTGCCTTTAGCCGGGCGGCGACCGGACGCCTGCGCGATGAACTGGCAAAATACCCTTTTGCGGATGGCGGCATTGTACTGTTCTGTCATTATCGCTATCTGGCAGTGGAGTATCTGTTGGTTGCGGTACTGAACAACCTGAGTAGTATGCGGGTGAACGAAAATCTGGACATTAACCCAACGCATTATCTTGATATCAACCATGCGGATATCGTGGCGCGTATTGATCTTACTGAGTGGGAAACTAATCCGGAGTCGACCCGTTATCTGACATTCCTGAAAGGCCGGGTAGGGCGCAAGGTAGCTGACTTCTTTATGGATTTTCTCGGCGCCAGCGAAGGACTGAACGCCAAAGCGCAAAACCGCGGCTTGCTCCAGGCGGTGGATGATTTCACTGCCGAAGCGCAACTGGATAAAGCAGAACGCCAGAATGTGCGTCAGCAGGTTTATAGCTACTGTAACGAGCAATTGCAGGCCGGGGAAGAGATTGAACTGGAATCGCTGTCGAAGGAGCTTGCCGGCGTCAGTGAAGTAAGCTTCAGCGAATTTACCGCTGAAAAAGGCTATGAGCTGGAAGAGAGCTTCCCGGCGGATCGGAGTACGCTGCGCCAGCTAACGAAATATGCGGGCAGTGGCGGCGGGTTAACCATTAATTTTGATGCAATGCTGCTGGGCGAGCGGATTTTCTGGGATCCGGCGACCGATACGCTGACGATCAAGGGGACGCCGCCGAATTTGCGCGATCAGTTGCAACGTCGCACGTCGGGCGGGAAATAA
- a CDS encoding YejL family protein, with translation MPQLSRYSDEHVEQLLSELLSVLEKHKAPTDLSLMVLGNMVTNLINTSVAPAQRQAIANSFARALQSSISEDKAH, from the coding sequence ATGCCACAACTCTCCCGCTATAGTGATGAACATGTTGAACAATTACTGAGCGAGCTGCTCAGCGTACTGGAAAAACATAAGGCGCCGACCGATCTTTCCCTGATGGTGCTGGGAAACATGGTCACCAACCTTATCAATACCAGCGTTGCGCCGGCTCAGCGTCAGGCGATTGCGAACTCTTTTGCCCGCGCGTTGCAGTCTTCGATTAGCGAAGACAAAGCGCACTAA
- the yejM gene encoding LPS biosynthesis-modulating metalloenzyme YejM, translated as MVTHRQRYREKVSQMVSWGHWFALFNILLATLLGSRYLFVADWPTTLAGRIYSYLSIVGHFSFLVFATYLLILFPLTFIVMSQRLMRFLSAILATAGMTLLLIDSEVFTRFHLHLNPIVWELVINPDQNEMARDWQIMFISVPVILLIEMLFATWSWQKLRSLTRRRHFARPLAAFFFVSFIASHIIYIWADANFYRPITMQRANLPLSYPMTARRFLEKHGLLDAQEYQRRLVEQGNPEAVSVQYPLSDLRYRDMGTGQNVLLITVDGLNYSRFEQQMPELATFAGQNIEFTHHMSSGNTTDNGIFGLFYGVSPGYMDGILSTRTPAALITALNQQGYQLGLFSSDGFTSPLYRQALLSDFSMPAARTQSDAQTASQWIDWLGRYAQEDNRWFSWVSFNGTNIDDSNQKNFVKRYANAANEVDAQINRVLNALREAGKFDNTVVIITAGHGIPLTPEENRFNWSRGHLQVPLVIHWPGTPAQRINVLTDHTDVMTTLMQRLLHVSTPANEYSQGQDIFTVPRRHNWVTAADGSTLAITTPQMTLVLNNNGNYQTYDLHGEKIKDQKPQLSLLLQVLTDEKRFIAN; from the coding sequence ATGGTAACTCATCGTCAGCGCTACCGTGAAAAAGTCTCCCAGATGGTTAGCTGGGGGCACTGGTTCGCTCTGTTCAATATACTGTTGGCTACGTTGCTCGGCAGCCGTTACCTGTTTGTCGCTGACTGGCCGACAACGCTTGCGGGTCGTATTTACTCTTACCTGAGCATTGTTGGACACTTTAGCTTTCTGGTGTTCGCGACCTATTTACTGATTCTTTTTCCGCTCACGTTTATCGTGATGTCTCAGCGGCTGATGCGGTTTTTATCCGCTATTCTGGCGACAGCGGGTATGACGCTGCTGTTGATTGATAGCGAAGTCTTTACCCGTTTTCACCTGCATCTTAACCCCATTGTCTGGGAACTGGTCATCAACCCTGACCAGAACGAAATGGCGCGCGACTGGCAGATTATGTTTATTAGCGTGCCGGTTATCTTATTGATTGAGATGCTGTTTGCGACATGGAGTTGGCAAAAGCTGCGCAGTCTCACGCGCCGTCGCCATTTCGCAAGGCCGCTGGCGGCTTTCTTTTTCGTTTCCTTTATCGCGTCGCACATTATCTATATCTGGGCAGATGCTAATTTTTACCGTCCGATCACTATGCAACGGGCGAATCTGCCGCTTTCCTATCCGATGACAGCGCGGCGTTTTCTTGAAAAACACGGCCTGCTGGATGCGCAAGAATATCAGCGCCGCCTGGTAGAGCAAGGTAATCCGGAAGCGGTTTCCGTACAGTATCCACTCAGCGATTTGCGCTATCGCGACATGGGTACCGGCCAGAATGTATTACTCATTACCGTAGACGGCCTGAACTATTCTCGTTTTGAGCAGCAAATGCCTGAGCTCGCGACATTCGCCGGGCAAAACATCGAATTCACCCATCACATGAGTTCAGGGAATACGACCGACAACGGTATTTTCGGCCTGTTCTATGGCGTTTCGCCTGGCTATATGGATGGCATTTTATCCACCAGAACGCCTGCCGCGCTCATTACTGCATTGAATCAACAAGGCTACCAGCTAGGACTATTTTCTTCGGATGGTTTTACCAGCCCGCTTTACCGTCAGGCTTTACTGTCCGATTTTTCGATGCCGGCAGCACGAACGCAGTCTGATGCGCAAACAGCCAGCCAGTGGATAGACTGGCTTGGGCGCTATGCACAGGAAGATAACCGCTGGTTCTCATGGGTCTCGTTTAACGGTACTAACATTGACGACAGCAACCAGAAGAATTTTGTTAAACGCTATGCCAACGCTGCCAACGAGGTCGATGCGCAAATCAACCGGGTGCTGAATGCATTGCGTGAAGCCGGTAAATTCGATAATACCGTCGTGATTATTACGGCCGGCCACGGCATACCACTGACGCCAGAAGAGAACCGTTTCAACTGGTCGCGAGGGCATCTGCAAGTGCCGCTGGTGATACACTGGCCGGGGACGCCAGCGCAGCGTATTAACGTGCTTACCGACCATACTGATGTGATGACGACGTTAATGCAGCGCCTGCTGCACGTTAGCACGCCGGCAAACGAATATTCGCAGGGTCAGGATATCTTTACCGTTCCACGTCGCCATAATTGGGTAACGGCGGCAGATGGCAGTACGCTGGCAATTACAACGCCACAGATGACCCTGGTGCTCAATAATAACGGTAATTATCAGACATATGACTTACATGGTGAGAAGATTAAAGATCAGAAGCCGCAACTCAGTCTGCTATTGCAAGTGCTAACGGATGAGAAACGTTTTATCGCTAACTGA
- a CDS encoding T3SS effector NleG family protein, which translates to MFLTFPNVAITSYNRIDKLSENDLELIRDTVTQNGGRKVQVEIRQVLYEVSNRPVDGDGHTFQVSTGRAMTVERNMELTGNAIRLERQLNNMWDFSHRDFTPFSNSRQALASQSSPRVPASNKQQLVDKVDLCSFRPCVDELSCSEDNLMCPVMLAVPEKGVFVKTSSQSDICQLFDEAALIQLIIDGAVHPVSRAPLSADMIISKDECCFDSTKGSFIIP; encoded by the coding sequence ATGTTCTTAACCTTCCCTAATGTGGCTATAACGTCATATAACAGGATAGATAAACTCTCTGAAAATGATTTAGAGCTCATTCGTGACACTGTTACACAGAATGGCGGAAGAAAAGTACAGGTAGAAATACGTCAGGTATTATATGAAGTAAGTAATCGTCCTGTTGATGGCGATGGTCATACGTTCCAGGTTAGCACAGGTCGAGCCATGACTGTGGAGCGTAATATGGAATTAACAGGAAACGCCATAAGGCTGGAAAGACAATTGAATAATATGTGGGATTTTTCGCATAGAGATTTCACACCATTTTCAAATAGCCGTCAGGCGTTAGCTTCTCAAAGTTCACCAAGGGTACCTGCTTCTAATAAGCAGCAATTAGTGGACAAGGTTGATTTATGCAGCTTCCGACCATGTGTTGATGAACTTTCATGTTCGGAAGACAATTTAATGTGCCCTGTAATGTTAGCGGTTCCTGAAAAAGGGGTTTTTGTGAAAACGAGTTCGCAGTCAGATATATGTCAATTATTTGATGAAGCAGCGCTTATCCAGCTTATTATTGACGGTGCCGTACATCCTGTTAGCAGGGCTCCGCTATCAGCAGATATGATAATAAGTAAAGATGAATGTTGTTTTGATAGTACCAAAGGTAGTTTTATAATTCCATAA
- the narP gene encoding nitrate/nitrite response regulator protein NarP, translating to MPEVTPFQVLIVDDHPLMRRGIRQLLELDPAFHVVAEAGDGASAIDLANRIEPDLILLDLNMKGLSGLDTLNALRRDGVTAQIIILTVSDSANDIYALIDAGADGYLLKDSDPEVLLEAIRKGANGGKVFSDRVNDYLRERERFGVQEDPFILLTERELDVLHELAQGLSNKQIASVLNISEQTVKVHIRNLLRKLNVRSRVAATILFLQTRGM from the coding sequence ATGCCTGAAGTAACACCTTTTCAGGTGCTTATTGTGGACGATCATCCACTTATGCGGCGAGGTATTCGTCAATTACTGGAACTAGACCCGGCATTTCATGTCGTTGCCGAAGCAGGCGATGGGGCGAGCGCGATCGATCTGGCGAATCGCATTGAGCCTGATTTGATCCTGCTGGATCTGAATATGAAAGGTCTGAGCGGGCTGGATACCCTGAATGCGCTACGTCGTGATGGCGTGACGGCGCAAATTATTATTCTTACCGTTTCGGATTCCGCCAACGACATCTATGCTCTGATCGACGCCGGCGCTGACGGCTATCTACTCAAAGATAGCGATCCGGAAGTGCTGCTGGAAGCTATTCGCAAAGGCGCTAACGGCGGTAAAGTCTTTAGCGATCGGGTTAACGACTATCTGCGTGAACGCGAACGATTTGGCGTACAGGAAGATCCATTTATTCTCCTGACCGAACGAGAGCTGGATGTCCTGCATGAGCTGGCGCAGGGGCTTTCTAACAAACAGATTGCATCAGTACTGAATATTTCCGAACAGACGGTTAAGGTACATATCCGCAACCTGCTGCGCAAGCTCAACGTCCGCTCTCGCGTGGCAGCGACCATCCTGTTTTTACAGACGCGCGGCATGTAA
- a CDS encoding cytochrome c-type biogenesis protein CcmH: MRFLLGVLMLVISGSALATIDVMPFKDEAQEQQFRQLTEQLRCPKCQNNSIADSDSMIATDLRQKVYELMQEGRSRQEIVDYMVARYGNFITYDPPLTPLTVLLWVLPLVATGAGGWVIFARTRRRVRIRQDVFAGGIPAAGPRAGVGMYLPGVVIALGVAATSYSLTGSYQQVRNWQQATAQTPGLLARALDPQAQPLDEEEMARLALGLRTRLQKDAGNVEGWLMLGRTGMVLGNASTATEAYANAYRLDPKNSDAASGYAEALTRSSDPEDNRRGGELLRQLVRSDHASVRVLSLYAFNAFEQQRFGEAVAAWKMMLKLLPAGDTRRAVIERSIRQAMAQQGR, translated from the coding sequence ATGAGGTTTTTACTGGGCGTGCTGATGCTGGTTATCTCCGGGTCAGCGCTGGCAACCATCGACGTGATGCCGTTTAAAGACGAGGCGCAGGAGCAGCAGTTCCGCCAGCTCACGGAGCAGCTGCGCTGCCCGAAATGCCAGAACAACAGCATTGCGGACTCTGATTCCATGATTGCGACCGACCTGCGGCAAAAAGTCTATGAACTGATGCAGGAAGGCAGGAGCAGGCAGGAAATTGTCGATTATATGGTGGCCCGCTACGGCAACTTCATTACTTATGATCCGCCATTAACTCCGCTGACTGTTCTGTTATGGGTATTGCCACTGGTGGCGACGGGCGCTGGCGGCTGGGTGATTTTCGCCCGGACGCGACGCCGGGTACGTATCCGGCAGGACGTCTTTGCCGGCGGCATTCCTGCGGCGGGACCACGCGCAGGCGTGGGGATGTATCTTCCGGGCGTGGTTATCGCGCTGGGGGTGGCCGCCACCAGTTACTCCCTGACCGGCAGCTATCAGCAGGTCAGGAACTGGCAGCAGGCAACGGCGCAGACGCCGGGGCTGCTGGCGCGGGCGCTGGACCCGCAGGCGCAGCCGCTGGATGAAGAGGAGATGGCGCGGCTGGCGCTGGGGCTGCGGACCCGCCTGCAAAAGGATGCCGGCAACGTTGAGGGCTGGCTCATGCTGGGGCGCACCGGTATGGTACTGGGTAATGCCAGTACCGCCACAGAGGCTTATGCGAACGCCTACCGCCTGGATCCGAAAAACAGCGATGCGGCGTCAGGCTATGCTGAAGCCCTGACGCGGTCGTCCGACCCGGAGGATAACCGGCGCGGCGGGGAGTTGCTGCGCCAGCTGGTGAGAAGTGACCACGCCAGCGTGCGGGTGTTAAGCCTGTATGCATTTAACGCCTTTGAGCAGCAGCGCTTTGGCGAGGCGGTGGCGGCCTGGAAGATGATGCTGAAACTGCTGCCGGCAGGCGATACCCGGCGCGCGGTGATTGAGCGCAGTATCCGGCAGGCGATGGCGCAGCAGGGCAGGTAA
- the dsbE gene encoding thiol:disulfide interchange protein DsbE, translating into MKRNVLLLPLLIFLLIAAALLWQLARNAEGDDPAHLESALVGRPVPAFRLESLETPGRYYQAEVLTQGKPVLLNVWATWCPTCRAEHQYLNQLAAQGVRVVGLNYKDDRQKAIVWLKELGNPYALSLSDSDGMLGLDLGVYGAPETFLIDGNGIIRYRHAGDLNARVWESELKPLWDKYSREAAQ; encoded by the coding sequence ATGAAACGCAACGTACTGTTATTGCCGTTACTGATTTTTCTGCTGATTGCCGCGGCGCTGCTGTGGCAGTTAGCGCGCAACGCTGAGGGGGATGATCCGGCGCATCTCGAATCGGCGCTGGTTGGCAGGCCGGTGCCGGCGTTCCGCCTGGAGTCGCTGGAGACACCAGGCCGGTACTATCAGGCGGAGGTGCTGACGCAGGGGAAACCGGTGCTGCTTAACGTCTGGGCGACCTGGTGCCCCACCTGCCGCGCTGAACACCAGTACCTTAACCAGCTTGCAGCGCAGGGCGTGCGGGTGGTCGGGCTTAACTATAAGGATGACCGGCAAAAGGCCATCGTCTGGTTAAAGGAGTTAGGTAACCCGTATGCGCTGAGCCTGTCTGACAGCGACGGGATGCTGGGGCTGGACCTGGGCGTGTACGGCGCGCCGGAAACCTTCCTCATCGACGGCAACGGGATTATCCGCTATCGCCATGCCGGCGATTTGAACGCCCGGGTATGGGAAAGTGAACTGAAACCGCTGTGGGATAAATACAGCCGGGAGGCCGCGCAATGA